From a single Brassica napus cultivar Da-Ae chromosome C9, Da-Ae, whole genome shotgun sequence genomic region:
- the LOC106426008 gene encoding protein RRP6-like 3 — MEPEKADNSLMNLSLCYERKPQFEFKCVLADNSFSPFEHLNVSSSTEKCHPFRKEIGALIDNPPEHSFWTSFTKEDTSKDCMWVDSSLQLRELANKLAEQNVFAVDTEQQNLRSYLGFTALMQISTREEDYLVDTVALHDEMALLRPIFSNPRICKVFHGAQNDIIWLQKDFHIYLVNIFDTYTAFVSSVLSMLNLSLQTRDWTERPLPPTMLRYARTDTQYLLWIADVLTAELKEVKKYDESIRRSNKVCLTLYAKGQEDFKLANREQYDCRELAWKLCIWRDLMARIHDESREFVLSNEVMLKFARKVPTTYDVFKSTDDADQRIGGKFDKVSAIFLCHYDVYFNQIMRDKSVALDTAFPLILQKCLGMNGTCVINLLNCSLLGNFIIIPFSPLVKKSGKQTSKVSQIPIRKPDVAVYESDGTLKFWCNHGKGQWYLKMGLAEQTQIHGEYALQITVED, encoded by the exons ATGGAACCGGAGAAAGCTGACAATTCCTTAATGAACTTGTCATTGTGCTATGAGCGGAAGCCTCAATTCGAGTTCAAGTGCGTCCTTGCAGACAATTCATTTTCCCCATTTGAACACTTGAACGTGTCTTCCTCTACAG AGAAGTGTCATCCCTTTCGCAAGGAGATTGGTGCCTTGATCGATAATCCTCCGGAACATAGTTTTTGGACATCATTCACCAAAGAGGACACTTCAAAGGACTGCATGTGGGTCGATTCTAGTTTGCAGTTGAGGGAACTAGCAAACAAGTTGGCAGAACAAAACGTTTTTGCTGTTGACACGGAGCAACAAAATTTACGATCGTATTTGGGTTTTACTGCACTTATGCAG ATTTCTACACGAGAAGAGGATTACTTAGTGGACACGGTTGCACTTCACGATGAAATGGCCCTTCTTCGTCCTATTTTCAGTAATCCAAGGATTTGCAAG GTGTTTCATGGGGctcaaaatgatattatttggCTGCAAAAGGATTTCCATATCTATTTGGTCAATATCTTTGATACATACACG GCAT TTGTATCATCTGTCTTATCTATGCTAAACCTTTCACTGCAGACTCGTGACTGGACAGAGCGACCACTCCCACCAACGATGTTGCGATATGCAAGAACCGATACGCAATATTTGCTTTGGATTGCAGATGTTTTGACTGCCGAGCTCAAAGAAGTTAAAAAGTATGACGAGTCTATTAGGCGGTCCAACAAAGTGTGCTTAACACTATATGCCAAAGGACAAGAAGATTTCAAATTAGCTAATCGGGAACAATATGATTGTCGTGAACTTGCTTGGAAACTTTGTATATGGAGAGATCTGATG GCACGGATTCACGATGAAAGCAGAGAATTTGTGTTATCTAATGAGGTTATGCTTAAATTTGCTCGGAAAGTTCCAACCACATACGATGTGTTTAAATCAACCGATGATGCTGATCAACGAATAGGGGGGAAATTTGATAAGGTGTCGGCAATTTTCCTGTGTCATTACGACGTTTACTTCAACCAGATCATGAGAGACAAGTCTGTAGCTCTTGATACCGCTTTTCCACTTATTCTTCAAAAGTGTCTGGGTATGAATGGAACGTGTGTGATTAATCTGTTGAATTGTTCTCTTCTGGGAAATTTCATAATTATTCCTTTTTCCCCTCTCGTGAAAAAAAGTGGAAAACAAACTTCAAAGGTATCACAGATACCTATACGCAAGCCTGACGTTGCTGTGTACGAGAGTGACGGAACGTTGAAGTTTTGGTGTAACCATGGAAAAGGGCAGTGGTATCTGAAGATGGGGCTTGCAGAACAGACTCAAATTCATGGAGAATATGCTTTACAGATTACAGTTGAAGACTGA
- the LOC106426044 gene encoding FIP1[V]-like protein: protein MDEDDEFGDLYSDVFQPPAVLPPPPPPLRSIDLNLRSQDQDEPEEPNPPPVSRVSDTTAASKLPPALPRDANRDSGGGDDKDMTFDIEEPDADSAPLIPGLALDRGVATTIEEAGDGGGGDDWDSDSEDDLQIVLNDNNVMMGGDNRRSRMGDNDDDDDEEPLVIVTDTDQNQPMEDQLWGEDGLQGVEGEGKEGGGEALKGSGPGGAVGPPKAGYSSHGYHPFHSQFKYVRPGAAPTLGGAASNAGTSSGQVRPPVNLGPVAGRGRGDWRPMGMRNPSVAQKGYHQAWGSNTAGRGLDFTLPSHKTIFEVDIETFEEKPWRYQGVDITDYFNFGLNEETWIDYCRQLDQRRIETTMQSRIRVYESGRTDQGYDPDLPPELAAATGAQGVPVGSSDLVKVETAQGDSAKVPAHVRPALPPGRPIPVETGSGERQPSVDTRAPRMRDLDAIIEIVCQDSHEDAPSGENDTEPAVSSLPIENVPVETGYVNSRRPDGESAERSPTQDEPRKRLLRKQDDEISRSTGSGQSFRSSSPVGDRGTMSSSVDREDMGGVAGKDAEMEEERKTSSAVQEDDGGESKTERSSGNSKARSESHRDHQQLKDSAEQEVIQNKHSTRPASSKKHHDNSAPYQSRKNQDRGKEMERTRAASKGGREYSNPHTDVDYSIARGDDYDRRKERDVDGGFWRRKEDDPFSRRGGDEGFRKRDREEDLGSKQRGKMRESDIRNKDDHHVPSRKHLDDGGLRNSYELDDHIGKRRKDEEYLRRNRSEKNEISYGQRESSTSRLKRERGDRLDHQKRDVQHKSRDDFDDHSSLRHRDDFYMQRDGNDRLREREGMDKLKLTQEDGLSARGRERQVPTTRGHRGSEDRSSSMMKDDYKTSEKEHLTKDSTRHSKQTKRREYHGEESSHHRGHRDFSARTDETANNEKMPRQERTSAKSDNVINSLDGQQLQDRKHKDSRRKIKEQREGADSVRSKQGEENGSSEVTGSKGKNEARNHRSEIPQQTNATKRHKEDASSGDELQDSKRGRTKMERWASHKERDDVVTVTASSTSSKLQEKEKGTNGRVLEPVHDKNRDLTEEKSSHDLAETKDRSEKGPPGDRHLDTVEKLKKRSERFKLPMPTEKDTTVVKKMESETLPSAKIEGPVDSEVKAERPARKRRWTSS from the exons ATGGACGAAGACGATGAGTTCGGAGATCTCTACTCCGACGTGTTCCAACCCCCCGCCGTTCTTCCTCCCCCGCCTCCTCCTCTCCGTTCAATCGACCTCAACCTCCGATCCCAAGATCAAGATGAGCCAGAAGAACCTAATCCACCTCCCGTCTCTAGGGTTTCCGACACCACCGCCGCCTCCAAATTACCGCCCGCTCTCCCTCGCGACGCGAATCGCGATTCTGGCGGCGGCGACGATAAGGACATGACCTTCGACATCGAAGAGCCCGACGCCGATTCCGCGCCTTTGATTCCCGGTTTGGCCCTAGATCGAGGCGTCGCGACGACAATTGAGGAGGCTGGCGACGGAGGTGGAGGAGATGATTGGGATAGCGACAGTGAAGACGATCTACAGATAGTGTTGAACGACAACAACGTCATGATGGGAGGCGACAACAGAAGATCGAGGATGGGAGACAACGATGACGACGATGATGAAGAGCCGCTTGTGATTGTAACCGACACGGATCAGAACCAACCTATGGAGGATCAGCTCTGGGGAGAAGATGGTCTTCAAGGAGTCGAAGGAGAAGGCAAAGAGGGAGGAGGAGAAGCTCTCAAGGGGAGTGGGCCAGGAGGTGCTGTTGGGCCGCCTAAAGCTGGGTATAGCAGTCATGGGTATCATCCGTTTCATTCTCAGTTTAAG TATGTAAGACCGGGGGCAGCTCCCACGCTTGGAGGTGCTGCATCTAATGCTGGGACTTCCTCAGGTCAAGTTCGTCCACCCGTCAACCTAGGTCCTGTGGCTGGTCGTGGCAGAGGAGATTGGCGTCCGATGGGAATGAGGAATCCTTCTGTTGCACAGAAAGGCTACCACCAGGCTTGGGGTAGTAATACAGCAGGGAGGGGACTTGACTTCACTCTTCCTTCTCacaa GACGATATTTGAGGTGGACATAGAGACTTTCGAGGAAAAGCCATGGAGATATCAAGGAGTTGATATCACAGACTACTTCAACTTTGGACTGAACGAGGAGACCTGGATAGACTATTGCAGACAGCTG GACCAACGCCGTATAGAGACTACGATGCAAAGCAGAATACGTGTTTATGAAAGTGGTCGAACAGATCAG GGTTATGATCCAGATCTTCCCCCAGAGCTAGCTGCAGCAACAGGGGCGCAGGGTGTTCCTGTTGGTTCTTCAGATTTAGTGAAGGTAGAAACTGCTCAAGGTGATTCAGCTAAAGTGCCAGCTCATGTTCGACCTGCACTG cCCCCTGGAAGACCGATACCTGTGGAGACTGGTTCTGGTGAGCGTCAGCCATCCGTTGATACACGTGCTCCTCGAATGCGTGATCTAGATGCTATCATTGAG ATTGTATGTCAGGATTCACACGAGGATGCGCCTTCGGGTGAAAATGACACAGAACCAGCTGTTAGTAGCCTTCCTATAGAAAATGTTCCAGTTGAGACTGGGTACGTTAACAGCAGGAGACCAGATGGGGAATCTGCTGAACGAAGTCCTACCCAGGATGAACCACGTAAAAGGCTTCTCAGAAAGCAAGACGATGAGATCTCTAGAAGCACTGGTAGTGGCCAGAGTTTTCGTTCGTCGTCTCCTGTTGGGGACAGAGGCACAATGTCATCAAGTGTTGATCGTGAAGATATGGGAGGCGTAGCCGGCAAAGATGCTGAGATGGAAGAGGAGCGTAAAACGAGTTCTGCAGTTCAAGAAGATGATGGAGGGGAATCAAAGACGGAGAGAAGTAGTGGAAACAGCAAAGCAAGATCTGAAAGTCACAGAGATCATCAGCAATTGAAGGATAGTGCAGAACAGGAAGTTATTCAAAATAAGCATTCTACTCGACCAGCTAGCAGTAAGAAACATCACGATAACAGTGCACCGTATCAGAGCAGAAAGAATCAAGACAGAGGGAAAGAAATGGAAAGAACTCGAGCGGCGAGCAAAGGTGGTAGGGAGTACTCAAATCCTCATACGGACGTTGATTACTCAATTGCAAGGGGCGACGATTATGATAGAAGGAAAGAGCGAGATGTTGATGGGGGGTTCTGGCGCAGGAAAGAGGATGACCCATTCAGTAGAAGAGGTGGGGATGAAGGGTTTAGAAAAAGGGATCGTGAAGAGGATCTGGGCTCTAAGCAGAGGGGTAAAATGAGAGAGAGTGACATACGCAACAAAGATGATCATCATGTTCCATCGAGAAAGCATTTGGACGATGGTGGTTTAAGAAATAGTTATGAACTGGATGATCACATCGGGAAGAGGAGGAAGGATGAAGAATACTTAAGAAGAAACCGCTCTGAAAAGAACGAAATCTCATATGGTCAAAGAGAATCATCAACCAGCCGCCTGAAACGAGAACGGGGTGATAGGTTGGACCATCAAAAGAGAGATGTCCAACATAAAAGCAGAGATGATTTTGATGACCACAGTTCTCTCAGGCACAGAGACGATTTCTATATGCAGAGAGATGGAAATGACAGGTTGAGAGAGCGCGAGGGTATGGATAAATTGAAATTAACTCAGGAGGATGGCTTATCAGCACGAGGAAGAGAGAGGCAGGTACCTACTACAAGGGGTCATAGAGGCTCAGAAGACCGATCATCATCGATGATGAAGGATGATTATAAAACTTCTGAGAAAGAGCATCTCACAAAAGATTCAACAAGGCATAGTAAACAGACGAAGAGAAGGGAATATCATGGTGAAGAAAGTTCTCATCATAGAGGACACAGAGACTTCTCTGCACGCACAGATGAGACTGCTAACAATGAGAAAATGCCAAGGCAGGAGAGAACAAGTGCTAAAAGTGACAATGTTATTAATTCTTTGGACGGCCAGCAGTTGCAAGACAGAAAACATAAAGATTCCAGACGAAAGATTAAAGAACAACGAGAGGGTGCCGATTCAGTGAGGAGCAAGCAAGGAGAAGAAAATGGCAGTTCAGAAGTAACG GGCTCAAAAGGTAAAAACGAAGCAAGAAATCACAGGAGTGAGATCCCACAGCAGACTAACGCCACCAAAAGACACAAGGAGGATGCTTCATCTGGTGATGAGCTGCAAGATTCAAAGAGAGGACGTACGAAAATGGAGCGTTGGGCAAGCCACAAAGAGAGAGATGATGTTGTCACTGTCACGGCATCGTCCACTTCTTCAAAACTTCAAGAGAAGGAAAAAGGCACTAACGGCCGAGTTCTCGAACCTGTCCATGACAAGAATCGGGATTTAACTGAAGAGAAAAGTAGCCATGACCTTGCAGAGACCAAAGATAGAAGCGAGAAGGGACCTCCAGGAGATCGGCACTTGGACACGGTTGAGAAACTCAAGAAACGTAGTGAACGGTTCAAACTTCCAATGCCCACGGAGAAAGATACCACAGTCGTAAAGAAAATGGAGTCTGAGACGCTGCCCTCTGCAAAAATTGAAGGCCCTGTGGATTCAGAGGTGAAAGCAGAGCGGCCAGCAAGGAAAAGACGGTGGACAAGTAGCTGA